The following is a genomic window from Spirosoma foliorum.
TCGGCCTGGTAACTCATTTTGGTGGAGTTCCTCTTCAATTGAAAGAAGTGGCGAATCCGGAAGAGTCATTTCAAGCCCGGAACACACCTGCTGAAGTATATGCCCAGATCAAAACGGACGTAAAAAGTGCCATCGACTTGCTTCCTACGGTCACTACTTTCCCGCAAAGCGGACGGGCAACGAAAGGAGCGGCTAAAATGCTGCTGGCTTACGCGCTGATGTCGGGTGAAAGCCGGGATTATGCCGCTGCCGAAAAAGAACTGGTTGACATTACCAAAATGAATTACGCGCTGCTGGCCGATTATGCGAAAGTATTTGACCCGGCCAATAAAAATCACCAGGAGTCTATCTTTGATGTGCAGTATATGGCGGATCGGGTGAGTGGACAGCAAAGCGATTTTGCCTGGCAGTTCATGCCTAAAATGACGAATCCCACATTTCTGATGGGTTTTGATGGCGGACGGATGAACATCTTCAGCGGCTGGAATGTACCGACGGATGAAATGGTGGCTTCCTATGAGAAGGGAGATGTAAGACTACCCGCTTCGATTGCCGTTGTTGAAGGCGTCATTAGTGGTGTGGAAGATTTTACGGCTGACTTTATTGGTTCTCCTGTCAATTACACACCGAAAGCGGGAAAAACTTACCGGTACATGATTCGTAAATACTTTCACCCGCCTTACGACATCGCCTTTAATACGCCTGATAATTTTCCCGTTTACCGCTATTCAGGAGTGTTACTGCTGCTTGCTGAGTGCCTGGTACAGCAAAATAAAGCTGGCGCTGCTTTGCCCTACCTGAACCAGGTTCGCCGTAGAGCGGGTTTGCCTGAAGCAACGACTGCTACACTGGATATAGTTTCGAATGAAATGCGGCACGAACTCGCGTTCGAAAATCACCGCTGGCAGGACCTGATCCGGATTGGCAAAGCCATTGAAGTCGCAACGGCCAAAGGGAACCAGCTGAAGGCTCAATACGGCTGGATTCTTCCATCTGCTTTCAACGTCACTCCGCAAAAGCTGCTGGACCCAATCCCATTCCGGGAGGTGCAGATAAACTCAAAACTGGTACAGAACCCAGGTTATTAGGTCGTTGGCGTAAAAAAGGAAGAAATTAACTGTCTATAAATCCAGACCAAGGCTCAGGCTGGATCAGATGGACAAATTAGGATAGTAAATCAGGTCAAATCAGAGAGCGTTGACATATACATGGAAAGGATACTGCGCAAAAAAGTAAACGCCATTTTCGCTAATCAGTTACTGGTGTTTACCTTTTGCTTATGGAGTCTGACAGGGAAGGGGCAGATAAAAGAGCCGTATCTGCCCTTACATGATGGTGCATTTAAGGCGGTGCGGGTAAAAAATTCTCCCGACCCTATTATCAATTACCATTGGAACAACCCAAAGTCAGACGACAGTTTACAGATTTATCCGCTGCTTCCACGCCAGCACATTGCCCGTCCCTCACGCGCTTTTCGAATTGAGAAATCAGCTATGACAATTCTGGGAACGGGAGACGTGCAATTCGATTTTGGTCAGGTAAATGCGGGATGGCTGGAATTTGATTCAGACGATCTGCAAGGTGAGGTTTTGTTAAGCATTAGTGAGTATAACGAACCGGCGGTCCTGAACGCGGGTGCTCAGCATCCGGTAAAAACGCTTAAACCCGTACGATATGGTAATACGTACCGGCTCGAACTGAATCATCAACTGTATGAAGGGGTTCGGTTTGCGTGGTTGCATGTTAAAACGTTCAACAAACCATGGAAGCTGACTAATTTCCGATTGATCTGCCAGACCAAGCCCGTTAATTACCTCGGAAGCTTCTCCTGCAATAATACACTGCTCAATCGAATCTGGTATACGGGGGCTTATACGGTGAAGCTCAATCTGCTACAGGATTATCTGGGGGCTATCCTGATGGAACGTAGCGACCGGCATTCCTGGACGGGCGATGCCTACCCGTCACAGGCCGCTTCACTAGTGGCTTTTGGTAATTTCGATTTTGTCAGGAAAAACATTGCCTTCACCTCTTCGCAGGATAATGGAATTCCAGCTTATTCGATGTATTGGGTATTGGGATTACTGGATTACTTCACGTATACCGGTGACACCACCTTTTTCAAAAACTACCTCGACAACGCTACAAAGCGGCTGGATAAAGCCTTTCAGCAGTTTGATACCTTACCTAACCTGAGCTTTATGGGGTGGGATGAGCGACTGGGCGCGGGATTTGAGCGACCGAATATCGCTGAAAGTCAACGGGCTTACCGCTGGTTATGCATTAACGCATGGTCTAAATTTTCTCAGAATGTGCTAACACTTGGCGACACAGCCCTTGCCGCTAAATACAGCCGGTATGCCGCTGCCAAAAAACAGCAGCTTGTGGCTAATCAATTCGCGAATTATGGCGTACACGCGCTGGCTGAAGTCTTCAATGCCGGACTGGATCAATCAGCGAGTATTCAGGAACTGGCAAAAAAATGGTTTCATGATCGGAATGGCCGCCTTTCTTATTCGCCCTTCAATCAGTATTTCATTCTGCAGGGAATGGCCCATGCTGGCTACAAAAATGAAGCGATCACAACCATAATAGATCAATGGGGGGGGCAGGTCAGGTATGGCGGCACTACGTTCTTTGAGGTGTTTCGGCCATCCTGGAACGAGGTATTAGCCCCGAACAGTGCTCCGATT
Proteins encoded in this region:
- a CDS encoding RagB/SusD family nutrient uptake outer membrane protein, producing the protein MKKIIFIGVVALLLTGCKESFLDLTPPTNLSSATFFQTEDQFRQAVNAAYTPLRELTNVGVYDDEMRSDNTFFTIYQANRGLEKSREAFPQFAIDATVSSIPNAPGSRWNASYRGIAYVNTIIDRLAANTSLSTDVKNSILGEAYFLRAYYYFGLVTHFGGVPLQLKEVANPEESFQARNTPAEVYAQIKTDVKSAIDLLPTVTTFPQSGRATKGAAKMLLAYALMSGESRDYAAAEKELVDITKMNYALLADYAKVFDPANKNHQESIFDVQYMADRVSGQQSDFAWQFMPKMTNPTFLMGFDGGRMNIFSGWNVPTDEMVASYEKGDVRLPASIAVVEGVISGVEDFTADFIGSPVNYTPKAGKTYRYMIRKYFHPPYDIAFNTPDNFPVYRYSGVLLLLAECLVQQNKAGAALPYLNQVRRRAGLPEATTATLDIVSNEMRHELAFENHRWQDLIRIGKAIEVATAKGNQLKAQYGWILPSAFNVTPQKLLDPIPFREVQINSKLVQNPGY
- a CDS encoding alpha-L-rhamnosidase C-terminal domain-containing protein, yielding MERILRKKVNAIFANQLLVFTFCLWSLTGKGQIKEPYLPLHDGAFKAVRVKNSPDPIINYHWNNPKSDDSLQIYPLLPRQHIARPSRAFRIEKSAMTILGTGDVQFDFGQVNAGWLEFDSDDLQGEVLLSISEYNEPAVLNAGAQHPVKTLKPVRYGNTYRLELNHQLYEGVRFAWLHVKTFNKPWKLTNFRLICQTKPVNYLGSFSCNNTLLNRIWYTGAYTVKLNLLQDYLGAILMERSDRHSWTGDAYPSQAASLVAFGNFDFVRKNIAFTSSQDNGIPAYSMYWVLGLLDYFTYTGDTTFFKNYLDNATKRLDKAFQQFDTLPNLSFMGWDERLGAGFERPNIAESQRAYRWLCINAWSKFSQNVLTLGDTALAAKYSRYAAAKKQQLVANQFANYGVHALAEVFNAGLDQSASIQELAKKWFHDRNGRLSYSPFNQYFILQGMAHAGYKNEAITTIIDQWGGQVRYGGTTFFEVFRPSWNEVLAPNSAPINNQCGYTSLTHPWGAGVSRWLSDEILGIRPVSVGFKTFSIIPFLTKSIFSVKGSVPTPWGIIMASFNSVTGDCEVRIPAGTTAARLGLPKNGKYINRITVNNQMVRLAAEDEQYAYLQNLSTGSYVIKVSYGKALPSVNTQTDKWQYAVTDFTVDSITGGNWKNRYGKDGYFFAGSRSEDNTLKKPAYVDSVRVIRAINQSWENRTTDPRALQQDETKARGASAFITQDPKATLQTFTLDIFKHTREPYYLTLYFLDWDRKGRRSAIELFDAETLELLAPVQVIDNYGNGKYLRFKVDRSVRVRVNHVRGPNAALAGLFFN